Proteins encoded within one genomic window of Apis mellifera strain DH4 linkage group LG1, Amel_HAv3.1, whole genome shotgun sequence:
- the LOC100578953 gene encoding dual specificity protein phosphatase 15 isoform X2 — MGNGMNKVLPGLYIGNYHDSKDADQLERFEITHILAIHDTARRLHSDKHYLCILAADSPDQNLSQYFSLCNDFIHAARLRGGNVLIHCLAGMSRSVTVAVAYIMSTTNLSWKEALKVVRVGRSIANPNVGFQQQLKDFESSRLHEERRRLKERFPSLALAESDAEVCRTTLRNYETMALAREVCEGKCAMGRPCPTGLCRQPSKRSPRRKPSTGSTSSLNTGRTPPQTPRMLPSAPPSPAMHRSASVLSASRPRSGPAGLHYYTGGSAPPSRAVSRVDLSAAVACSSSSTSLTSVGRSGISTSNWRLAAGSAPNTPRPTPPVSPQRWPRRASTRQTPPLPISPENPSTTT; from the exons ATGGGGAATGGCATGAACAAG GTTCTTCCCGGTCTTTATATCGGGAATTATCATGATAGTAAAGATGCAGACCAATTGGAACGATTCGAAATAACACATATTTTGGCGATTCATGACACGGCTCGCAGATTACATTCT gACAAACATTATTTATGCATATTGGCGGCGGATAGTCCCGATCAGAATCTATCTCAATATTTCTCCTTGTGTAATGATTTTATCCACGCTGCCCGCCTACGTGGTGGAAATGTTCTAATACATTG CTTAGCCGGTATGTCAAGAAGCGTCACAGTAGCAGTGGCCTATATTATGAGTACTACCAATCTTTCATGGAAAGAGGCACTTAAAGTTGTCAGAGTAGGTCGTTCCATTGCCAATCCAAACGTCGGTTTTCAGCAACAGCTGAAAGATTTCGAATCTAGTCGATTACATGAg gAACGACGTAGGTTGAAGGAACGATTTCCTAGTTTAGCGCTTGCGGAATCCGATGCAGAAGTATGCCGCACTACTTTAAGAAATTACGAAACCATGGCATTGGCACGAGAAGTGTGTGAAGGAAAATGTGCCATGGGCCGTCCTTGTCCAACTGGATTATGTAGGCAACCTTCCAAAAG GAGTCCAAGAAGAAAACCATCCACGGGTAGTACCAGCAGTTTGAACACTGGAAGAACTCCGCCGCAAACGCCAAGAATGCTACCATCTGCACCACCTTCACCTGCTATGCATAGATCAGCTAGTGTTCTCTCAGCATCAAGACCAAGAAGTGGTCCTGCTGGTTTGCATTATTATACTGGCGGATCTGCGCCTCCTTCcag agCGGTATCGAGAGTCGATTTATCCGCTGCAGTGGCTTGCAGTAGTAGTAGCACAAGTCTAACATCGGTAGGTAGATCAGGCATATCCACTAGTAATTGGAGATTGGCGGCTGGATCTGCGCCGAATACTCCGAGGCCAACGCCACCGGTTTCTCCGCAACGTTGGCCAAGGCGAGCCTCTACTAGACAAACACCTCCTTTGCCAATTTCGCCAGAAAATCCTTCAACAACGACGTAG
- the LOC102656037 gene encoding integumentary mucin C.1 produces the protein CACRPDKAQNAASHWRYVLTILVKLRVTTITSITIITTATKTATTTTITATAATAATAATTTTTTTTTTTTTTTTTTTTTAATAAATTTATTTTTTTTTTAAATATATATATTTTVVEVVTKAVAVTTTTITKIAKTTRTIFVTDTTKKIVTAVTAKTSITKRRKWCYYFIVDILQKFSLH, from the coding sequence TGTGCTTGCAGGCCTGATAAAGCCCAAAATGCAGCCAGCCATTGGCGATATGTGTTAACAATATTAGTCAAATTACGGGTTACAACAATTACATCTATTACGATTATCACGACGGCGACCAAAACGGCAACGACTACAACGATAACGGCGACGGCGGCGACGGCGGCGACggcggcgacgacgacgacgacgacgacgacgacgacgacgacgacgacgacgacgacgacgacgacgacggcggcgacggcggcggcgacgacgacggcgacgacgacgacgacgacgacgacgacgacggcggcGGCGACGGCGACGGCGACGGcgacggcgacgacgacgacggtcGTAGAAGTGGTAACGAAGGCAGTGGCAGTGACAACCACTACGATTACGAAGATAGCAAAAACAACTAGAACGATATTCGTGACGGATACGACGAAAAAGATAGTAACGGCAGTAACAGCAAAGACGTCAattacaaaaagaagaaagtggTGTTACTACTTCATTGTGgatattttacagaaattttcattacattaG
- the LOC409251 gene encoding BRCA1-associated protein isoform X1 — translation MSSFPISVSLCVIRVEVVDEDSEESNGIMAAKMRGRREPTKINMENCTNLTEKQDSVLPSQGTSKSSSTSRANSEENTYDDSEIAGASACACDQINFISGNPFVEVTKGIIHLYKENKLTDIHHAAERTQTICILAVPATMTCHDLLRFTAPCHQDVRHFRILRDGSPNQYMALITFKSANAATEFYGSFNGTPYNSFEPDVICHMVFVYSVEVTYNAMPLSGHTELPLCPVCLERMDESVDGILTILCNHTFHASCLAKWGDTSCPVCRYAQTPESFADSYCMECNTGESNDALWICLICGHIGCSRYHQGHAFQHYRETHHCYAMQLGNNRVWDYVGDNFVHRLLQNKDGKMVEGGPTATKAEGAAMEEKVDSVQLEFTYLLTSQLETQRQYFEDRLARLEQHSVLQTTELREKLSQVSEENAKVKEQLAILSREKQNVDKRLQQVSNKLIQVQAELTEEKELRKALELNQASWQDKYKILQNEMTEYQKTKQTEVTNLKEQVQDLMFYLDAQNKVENSELREEIASGRIVIPETSNSAKKNTTRLSKSRKKR, via the exons ATGAGTTCTTTTCCTATTTCGGTATCTCTCTGCGTTATTCGCGTCGAGGTTGTTGATGAAGATTCTGAAGAATCAAAtg GCATAATGGCTGCTAAGATGAGGGGTCGCAGAGAACCAACCAAAATAAACATGGAAAATTGCACAAATCTTACAGAAAAACAAGATTCAGTACTTCCTTCTCAAGGAACTAGCAAATCTAGCTCTACTTCTAGAGCTAATTCTGAAGAAAATACTTATGATGATTCAGAGATAGCTGGTGCAAGTGCTTGTGCCTgtgatcaaattaattttatctctgGAAATCCGTTTGTTGAAGTAACCAAaggaattatacatttatataaggAAAA caAATTAACAGATATACACCATGCAGCAGAACGTACCCAAACTATCTGCATTCTTGCAGTTCCAGCTACAATGACATGTCATGATCTTTTAAGATTTACAGCTCCTTGCCATCAAGATGTTCGGCATTTTAGGATACTTAGAGATGGCAGTCCTAATCAATATATGGCATTGATTACCTTTAAATCTGCt aaTGCAGCAACAGAATTTTATGGTTCTTTTAATGGTACTCcatataattcttttgaacCAGATGTCATCTGTCACATGGTGTTTGTGTACAGTGTAGAAGTAACATATAATGCTATGCCTTTATCTGGACATACAGAATTACCACTTTGTCCAGTTTGTTTAGAGAGAATGGATGAAAGTGTTGATGGtattttgacaattttatGTAATCATACATTTCATGCAAGTTGTCTAGCTAAATGGGGAGATACTTCTTGTCCAGTTTGTAGATATGCTCAAACACCAGAATCATTTGCAGATAGTTACTGTATGGAATGTA atactgGAGAAAGTAATGATGCTCTATGGATCTGTCTTATATGTGGACATATAGGTTGTTCACGATATCATCAAGGACATGCTTTTCAACATTATCGTGAGACACATCATTGTTATGCTATGCAATTAGGAAATAATAGAGTTTGGGATTATGTAGGAGATAATTTCGTTCAtcgattattacaaaataaagatGGAAAAATGGTTGAAGGTGGTCCTACAGCAACTAAAGCTGAAGGTGCTGCAATGGAAGAAAAAGTAGATTCTGTACAGTTGGAATTTACGTATCTTTTAACATCACAATTAGAAACTCAAAGACAATATTTCGAGGATAGATTAGCACGATTAGAACAACATTCTGTGTTACAAACTACAGAACTCAGAGAAAAGTTAAGTCAAGTATCAGAAGAAAATGCCAAAGTTAAG GAACAATTAGCAATATTAAGTCGAGAAAAGCAAAATGTAGATAAACGACTACAACAAGTTAgtaataaattgatacaaGTACAAGCAGAACTaactgaagaaaaagaattaagaaaagcaTTAGAGTTAAATCAAGCTTCTTggcaagataaatataaaattctgcaAAATGAAATGACCGAGTATCAAAAGACAAAACAAACAGAAGTAACAAATTTGAAGGAACAAGTACaagatttaatgttttatcttGATGCTCAAAACAAAGTTGAAAATTCTGAATTAAGAGAAGAAATCGCTTCAGGTCGTATAGTAATTCCAGAAACTTCCAATTCTGCTAAGAAGAATACTACTCGACTTTCTAAATCTCGTAAAAaacgttaa
- the LOC100578953 gene encoding dual specificity protein phosphatase 15 isoform X1, which translates to MGNGMNKVRSFGMNKVLPGLYIGNYHDSKDADQLERFEITHILAIHDTARRLHSDKHYLCILAADSPDQNLSQYFSLCNDFIHAARLRGGNVLIHCLAGMSRSVTVAVAYIMSTTNLSWKEALKVVRVGRSIANPNVGFQQQLKDFESSRLHEERRRLKERFPSLALAESDAEVCRTTLRNYETMALAREVCEGKCAMGRPCPTGLCRQPSKRSPRRKPSTGSTSSLNTGRTPPQTPRMLPSAPPSPAMHRSASVLSASRPRSGPAGLHYYTGGSAPPSRAVSRVDLSAAVACSSSSTSLTSVGRSGISTSNWRLAAGSAPNTPRPTPPVSPQRWPRRASTRQTPPLPISPENPSTTT; encoded by the exons ATGGGGAATGGCATGAACAAGGTAAGAAGCTTTGGCATGAACAAG GTTCTTCCCGGTCTTTATATCGGGAATTATCATGATAGTAAAGATGCAGACCAATTGGAACGATTCGAAATAACACATATTTTGGCGATTCATGACACGGCTCGCAGATTACATTCT gACAAACATTATTTATGCATATTGGCGGCGGATAGTCCCGATCAGAATCTATCTCAATATTTCTCCTTGTGTAATGATTTTATCCACGCTGCCCGCCTACGTGGTGGAAATGTTCTAATACATTG CTTAGCCGGTATGTCAAGAAGCGTCACAGTAGCAGTGGCCTATATTATGAGTACTACCAATCTTTCATGGAAAGAGGCACTTAAAGTTGTCAGAGTAGGTCGTTCCATTGCCAATCCAAACGTCGGTTTTCAGCAACAGCTGAAAGATTTCGAATCTAGTCGATTACATGAg gAACGACGTAGGTTGAAGGAACGATTTCCTAGTTTAGCGCTTGCGGAATCCGATGCAGAAGTATGCCGCACTACTTTAAGAAATTACGAAACCATGGCATTGGCACGAGAAGTGTGTGAAGGAAAATGTGCCATGGGCCGTCCTTGTCCAACTGGATTATGTAGGCAACCTTCCAAAAG GAGTCCAAGAAGAAAACCATCCACGGGTAGTACCAGCAGTTTGAACACTGGAAGAACTCCGCCGCAAACGCCAAGAATGCTACCATCTGCACCACCTTCACCTGCTATGCATAGATCAGCTAGTGTTCTCTCAGCATCAAGACCAAGAAGTGGTCCTGCTGGTTTGCATTATTATACTGGCGGATCTGCGCCTCCTTCcag agCGGTATCGAGAGTCGATTTATCCGCTGCAGTGGCTTGCAGTAGTAGTAGCACAAGTCTAACATCGGTAGGTAGATCAGGCATATCCACTAGTAATTGGAGATTGGCGGCTGGATCTGCGCCGAATACTCCGAGGCCAACGCCACCGGTTTCTCCGCAACGTTGGCCAAGGCGAGCCTCTACTAGACAAACACCTCCTTTGCCAATTTCGCCAGAAAATCCTTCAACAACGACGTAG
- the LOC409251 gene encoding BRCA1-associated protein isoform X2, with protein MAAKMRGRREPTKINMENCTNLTEKQDSVLPSQGTSKSSSTSRANSEENTYDDSEIAGASACACDQINFISGNPFVEVTKGIIHLYKENKLTDIHHAAERTQTICILAVPATMTCHDLLRFTAPCHQDVRHFRILRDGSPNQYMALITFKSANAATEFYGSFNGTPYNSFEPDVICHMVFVYSVEVTYNAMPLSGHTELPLCPVCLERMDESVDGILTILCNHTFHASCLAKWGDTSCPVCRYAQTPESFADSYCMECNTGESNDALWICLICGHIGCSRYHQGHAFQHYRETHHCYAMQLGNNRVWDYVGDNFVHRLLQNKDGKMVEGGPTATKAEGAAMEEKVDSVQLEFTYLLTSQLETQRQYFEDRLARLEQHSVLQTTELREKLSQVSEENAKVKEQLAILSREKQNVDKRLQQVSNKLIQVQAELTEEKELRKALELNQASWQDKYKILQNEMTEYQKTKQTEVTNLKEQVQDLMFYLDAQNKVENSELREEIASGRIVIPETSNSAKKNTTRLSKSRKKR; from the exons ATGGCTGCTAAGATGAGGGGTCGCAGAGAACCAACCAAAATAAACATGGAAAATTGCACAAATCTTACAGAAAAACAAGATTCAGTACTTCCTTCTCAAGGAACTAGCAAATCTAGCTCTACTTCTAGAGCTAATTCTGAAGAAAATACTTATGATGATTCAGAGATAGCTGGTGCAAGTGCTTGTGCCTgtgatcaaattaattttatctctgGAAATCCGTTTGTTGAAGTAACCAAaggaattatacatttatataaggAAAA caAATTAACAGATATACACCATGCAGCAGAACGTACCCAAACTATCTGCATTCTTGCAGTTCCAGCTACAATGACATGTCATGATCTTTTAAGATTTACAGCTCCTTGCCATCAAGATGTTCGGCATTTTAGGATACTTAGAGATGGCAGTCCTAATCAATATATGGCATTGATTACCTTTAAATCTGCt aaTGCAGCAACAGAATTTTATGGTTCTTTTAATGGTACTCcatataattcttttgaacCAGATGTCATCTGTCACATGGTGTTTGTGTACAGTGTAGAAGTAACATATAATGCTATGCCTTTATCTGGACATACAGAATTACCACTTTGTCCAGTTTGTTTAGAGAGAATGGATGAAAGTGTTGATGGtattttgacaattttatGTAATCATACATTTCATGCAAGTTGTCTAGCTAAATGGGGAGATACTTCTTGTCCAGTTTGTAGATATGCTCAAACACCAGAATCATTTGCAGATAGTTACTGTATGGAATGTA atactgGAGAAAGTAATGATGCTCTATGGATCTGTCTTATATGTGGACATATAGGTTGTTCACGATATCATCAAGGACATGCTTTTCAACATTATCGTGAGACACATCATTGTTATGCTATGCAATTAGGAAATAATAGAGTTTGGGATTATGTAGGAGATAATTTCGTTCAtcgattattacaaaataaagatGGAAAAATGGTTGAAGGTGGTCCTACAGCAACTAAAGCTGAAGGTGCTGCAATGGAAGAAAAAGTAGATTCTGTACAGTTGGAATTTACGTATCTTTTAACATCACAATTAGAAACTCAAAGACAATATTTCGAGGATAGATTAGCACGATTAGAACAACATTCTGTGTTACAAACTACAGAACTCAGAGAAAAGTTAAGTCAAGTATCAGAAGAAAATGCCAAAGTTAAG GAACAATTAGCAATATTAAGTCGAGAAAAGCAAAATGTAGATAAACGACTACAACAAGTTAgtaataaattgatacaaGTACAAGCAGAACTaactgaagaaaaagaattaagaaaagcaTTAGAGTTAAATCAAGCTTCTTggcaagataaatataaaattctgcaAAATGAAATGACCGAGTATCAAAAGACAAAACAAACAGAAGTAACAAATTTGAAGGAACAAGTACaagatttaatgttttatcttGATGCTCAAAACAAAGTTGAAAATTCTGAATTAAGAGAAGAAATCGCTTCAGGTCGTATAGTAATTCCAGAAACTTCCAATTCTGCTAAGAAGAATACTACTCGACTTTCTAAATCTCGTAAAAaacgttaa
- the LOC100578883 gene encoding uncharacterized protein LOC100578883, with protein sequence MYKQNTSGIMDTTNNGASGGAVACPVCTLYLREGISLQRHLDTHPKEQVIEALIKASNNASQVHQAQLSSSVPPASPAMQSPQNTPQVAQNTHLSAQSPYPIGPIFECPPIGTVMPPQFASFSYQQFVNNGTMMIPQYAMAPQANQMMQMLYNPYGMYQQQQIPTVQMISPVTAIPNSARVRPVMTMAGETNGRTAIAVPVNNSEPKQILPEILPESEQESEQVLPDINLPVSPPSLNEDNSMQQNESETSTIQIDQEVEESHNSSTSEQHTVQNEYDNIPRSVTITCNVNDTTDDKVESVLPDIDDGESSCVVTTDVQCKSLHYEASEIQGYVHRYEDDDDNNKIITPEVSSMITENEIEKATNEKVPHREEINENEGTSAEMPLEDTVKAPAQREVEQLERLLITIMENEFNNTPQKESNSEDDKKNEGTKKSLSPKRAESVIHETISNNSIEHEHSCESDIKIKLSESSEIDIDNDENKSSCLSYHYKNSLSAPASPIVRKRPHRTYSVRSEFSSNENLNFYPNSFDANTLQDEEDDEDEKNEAEDNFDEADMEIEEIPSPHTPFIKYGENGDNVRSHTPLSASSGISVLRVRKDLSKPCSPASVHSFCHMDTNGLSNDEDSNGAMDESPEKDPIDCSQVEQDVKTDHLELSICENEKKMEGNSAYQSGITEHISSFSTIHSQHSQQSISMVDSYNMPNKSNHINLSESNDVASSSDSKNFHSSKSIIQKQSVELLSLNEDAHAGPMNVFEFDGLQILVPSTFISDSSQKAVSGTSQQSMASSEGGVGVDEEVKSINMRADETMPPRGELSEQESNGCTEQSAWQLYAGQESSRMSTSYDLMARESWEESDGSDNEVAGPLLDSRSLATHFTSSLFLDRDRKTPTKRMFKCYHCPEVFDCPKERRVHSTTAHKEAGPSSSRESTDQPEVKDIKLLDGRMNAFEDIFVPGLHVQQVYHQQPMLHQLQPPQSSDVITKVESDQKVETLVIPSNIEVICTVCNQRFSSEKSLQLHHRRVHVTEPTKRIRESTKCQICHEEFPSVLLFNAHLKIHPLECSQCGKYFYRKQNFKLHMKRHLGIKPFPCTVCDKAFLTKQKLDEHTNGHTGNAPVKCNLCNETFRRYSNLTQHKNRHHLNIKKKLKDYICHCGEVFHTKKKLAWHKETHDEKPKACTYCNERFIHMASLTRHMRRAHNKRFVPDAQRENENVECPVCKCIYLRSSLAVHMRVHNGERPYECQVCSKTFSTKWNLQLHKWTHAARSTKPFKCNQCSGAFYRHSDYTAHMNSHRNVRPYTCNYCGAQFIRKYNCLRHVKEHEENKAYTCDVCNKTFHRSYYLKEHLRVHSGARPYTCHICGKSSGTKSNHNKHVRIHHAREPVNTEN encoded by the exons atgtataaacaaaataCCTCAGGCATAATGGATACAACAAACAATGGAGCATCAGGAGGTGCAGTGGCTTGTCCAGTATGCACTCTTTATCTACGTGAGGGTATTAGCTTACAAAGACATTTGGACACTCATCCAAAAGAACAAGTTATTGAAGCTCTTATTAAAGCTAGTAACAATGCCTCACAAGTGCATCAGGCACAATTGTCATCATCAGTACCTCCAGCATCTCCAGCTATGCAATCACCCCAAAATACACCTCAAGTTGCACAGAATACTCATCTATCAGCTCAATCTCCATATCCTATAGGACCTATTTTTGAGTGTCCACCTATTGGTACTGTGATGCCACCTCAGTTTGCTTCATTTAGTTATCAACAGTTTGTAAATAATGGCACTATGATGATACCACAATACGCAATGGCTCCACAAGCTAATCAAATGATGCAAATGCTTTATAATCCATATGGTATGTACCAGCAGCAACAAATACCAACTGTTCAAATGATTTCACCAGTCACAGCCATACCTAATTCAGCTAGAGTCAGGCCAGTAATGACTATGGCTGGTGAAACAAATGGTAGAACTGCCATTGCTGTACCTGTAAATAATTCCGAGCCAAAACAAATTTTACCTGAGATTTTACCTGAATCAGAACAGGAGTCTGAGCAAGTGTTACCAGATATTAATCTTCCAGTTTCTCCTCCATCATTAAATGAAGATAACTCTATGCAGCAAAATGAAAGTGAAACTAGTACAATTCAAATAGATCAAGAAGTAGAAGAATCCCATAATTCAAGTACTTCAGAGCAACATACTGTGCAAAATGAATATGATAACATTCCAAGATCAGTGACAATTACTTGTAATGTCAATGATACTACAGATGATAAAGTTGAGAGTGTATTGCCAGATATTGATGATGGAGAATCATCATGTGTTGTTACTACAGATGTACAATGTAAATCTCTTCATTATGAAGCATCAGAAATACAAGGATATGTACACAGATAtgaagatgatgatgataacaataaaattattacgccTGAAGTATCTTCAATGATAACAGAAAATGAGATTGAAAAAGCAACTAATGAAAAAGTTCCTCacagagaagaaataaatgaaaatgaaggtACCTCTGCAGAAATGCCCTTAGAAGATACAGTAAAGGCACCAGCTCAGCGTGAAGTAGAACAATTAGAACGTCTTTTAATCACTATTATGGAAAATGAGTTTAATAATACACCGCAAAAAGAATCTAATTCTgaagatgataaaaagaatgaagGTACAAAGAAAAGTCTTTCTCCTAAAAGAGCAGAAAGTGTAATTCATGAAACAATCAGTAATAATTCCATTGAGCATGAACATAGTTGTGAatctgatataaaaataaaacttagtGAAAGTTCAGAAATTGATATagataatgatgaaaataaaagttctTGTCTTTCAtaccattataaaaatagtttatctGCACCTGCATCACCAATTGTACGAAAGAGACCTCATAGAACTTACTCAGTTCGTTCAGAATTTAGTTCAAatgaaaatcttaatttttatccaaatagTTTTGATGCAAATACATTACAAGATGAAGAAGATgatgaagatgaaaaaaatgaagcagaagataattttgatgaaGCAGATatggaaatagaagaaataccTAGCCCACATACTCCTTTCATTAAATATGGTGAAAATGGAGACAATGTTAGATCACATACTCCATTATCTGCAAGTAGTGGTATATCTGTATTAAGAGTTCGAAAAGATCTTAGTAAACCATGTTCACCTGCATCAGTGCATTCATTTTGTCATATGGATACAAATGGTTTAAGTAATGATGAAGATAGTAATGGAGCAATGGATGAATCACCAGAAAAGGATCCTATTGATTGTTCTCAGGTTGAACAAGATGTAAAAACTGATCATTTAGAACTTTCTAtatgtgaaaatgaaaaaaaaatggaaggaaaTTCTGCATATCAATCTGGAATTACTGAACATATAAGTTCATTTTCTACAATTCATTCACAACATTCTCAGCAATCAATATCAATGGTGGATTCATATAATATGCCAAATAAAagtaatcatataaatttatcagaatCTAATGATGTTGCAAGTAGTTCTgattcaaagaattttcattcatctaAATCAATTATACAAAAGCAATCAGTGGAACTTCTTAGTTTAAATGAAGATGCCCATGCAGGTCCAATGAATGTATTTGAATTTGATGGGCTTCAAATCTTAGTTCCTAGTACATTCATAAGTGATTCTTCACAAAAAGCAGTTAGTGGAACCAGCCAACAATCTATGGCAAGTAGTGAAGGTGGAGTAGGTGTAGATGAAGAagttaaaagtattaatatgaGAGCTGATGAAACTATGCCTCCCAGAGGTGAACTATCAGAACAAGAAAGCAATGGATGTACAGAACAATCTGCTTGGCAG TTGTATGCTGGTCAAGAATCATCACGAATGTCAACATCTTATGATTTAATGGCACGTGAAAGTTGGGAAGAATCTGATGGATCAGATAATGAAGTTGCAGGCCCCCTATTAGATAGCAGATCTTTAGCTACACATTTTACATcaagtttatttttagatcGAGATAGAAAAACTCCTACAAAAAGAATGTTTAAATGTTATCATTGTCCTGAAGTATTTGATTGCCCTAAAGAACGCCGAGTACATAGTACTACCGCGCACAAAGAAGCTGGACCGAGTAGTAGTAGAGAATCTACAGATCAACCTGAAGTAAAAGATATTAAGTTATTGGATGGTCGTATGAATGcatttgaagatatttttgtaCCAGGTTTACATGTTCAACAAGTTTATCATCAACAACCAATGTTACATCAACTTCAACCACCACAATCATCTGATGTAATTACAAAAGTAGAATCTGATCAAAAAGTTGAAACACTCGTAATACCATCAAATATTGAAGTAATTTGCACAGTTTGCAATCAACGATTTAGTAGTGAAAAATCATTACAACTACATCATAGAAGAGTACATGTTACAGAACCAACAAAGCGAATCCGTGAGAGCACTAAGTGCCAGATATGTCATGAAGAATTTCCTTCAGTTTTGTTATTCAATgctcatttaaaaatacaccCATTAGAATGTAGCCAATGtggaaagtatttttataggaaacaaaatttcaaattacacATGAAACGACATTTAGGAATTAAACCATTTCCATGTACTGTTTGTGACAAAgcatttttaacaaaacaaaaattagatGAACATACTAATGGTCATACTGGAAATGCACCAGTTAAATGTAATCTTTGCAATGAAACGTTTCgtagatattcaaatttaacacAGCACAAAAATAGACatcatttgaatataaagaaaaaattaaaagattacatATGTCATTGTGGTGAGGTttttcatacaaaaaaaaagttagcTTGGCATAAAGAAACACATGATGAAAAACCTAAAGCATGTACATATTGTAATGAAAGATTCATTCACATGGCCAGCCTGACTAGACATATGCGTCGAGCTCATAATAAAAGATTCGTTCCAGATGCTCAAAGAGAGAACGAAAATGTTGAATGTCCCGTATGTAAGTGTATTTATTTGCGATCTTCCTTAGCAGTGCATATGCGAGTTCATAATGGCGAAAGACCTTATGAATGTCAAGTTTGCTCTAAAACATTTAGTACTAAGTGGAACTTACAATTGCACAAATGGACTCACGCTGCCCGTAGCACCAAACCTTTTAAGTGTAATCAGTGTAGTGGTGCATTTTACCGACACAGTGATTATACTGCTCATATGAATTCTCACAGAAATGTGCGTCCTTATACTTGTAATTATTGTGGAGCGCAGTTcatacgaaaatataattgtttaaggCACGTAAAAGaacatgaagaaaataaagcatATACATGCGATGTTTGCAACAAAACTTTTCATAGATCATATTATCTAAAAGAACATTTACGAGTACATTCAGGTGCCAGACCATATACATGTCATATATGTGGAAAATCTAGTGGTACAAAATCCAATCATAATAAACATGTAAGAATTCATCATGCACGAGAACCTGTAAATactgaaaattaa
- the LOC100579021 gene encoding transmembrane protein 42 has protein sequence MFIMKRKCLMDTFSLSSRESQSVSCIKEKKQGKIYLAVISGFFATTGSILGKLSSNIEINSIFELLLKGILLLLMITSNTVGCTFFVKALNISKSSLSCTITSATTSYVCSAFAGFLIFNEQTSLNWWCGISLIILGLFFVNYNPQSDSVPSLKSKNK, from the exons ATGTTTATAATGAAACGTAAATGTTTAATGGATACTTTTTCATTGTCATCGAGAGAAAGTCAATCTGTTTCctgtattaaagaaaaaaagcaaggaaaaatttatttagctGTCATAAGTGGATTTTTTGCAACTACTGGAAGTATATTGGGTAAACTTTCTagcaatatagaaataaattccata ttTGAATTGCTACTTAAaggaatacttttattattgatgataACAAGCAATACTGTAGGATGCACCTTTTTCGTAAAAGCACTCAATATCAGCAAATCTTCTCTATCGTGTACAATAACCAGCGCCACCACTAGTTACGTTTGCTCG gccTTTGCgggtttcttaatttttaacgaacaaACATCGTTAAATTGGTGGTGTGGTATATCTCTCATTATTCTgggtttattttttgttaattataatccaCAAAGTGATTCTGTACCAtcgttaaaatcgaaaaataaataa